In Rhodothermus marinus DSM 4252, a single genomic region encodes these proteins:
- a CDS encoding PAS domain S-box protein — MEAVSITCWTPTAEAPLPAELAERLPPEARRWIETLRENPPQAPLAHPFDTATGPLLLLALPYPSDPPLLVVALDLRTIFPETDTFFRTLVQSLRAVLWEADARTFRFTYVSPQAEELLGYPVHRWLEEPDFWTAHIHPEDRDRAVAYCRETTDRGEDHDFTYRMICADGRVVWVRDIVTVVPDEQGRPHRLRGLLLDITEEQETRRELEVFRQRYQDLISNNPIATGVYCRGQVVYANPAMARLFGAERPEDLLGKTATDLIHPSNLEAALENARKVVERREPVSYGRGRIQRLDGRSAIVDFRGVPITWEGARAVLFFMWDVSEQLRTARRLAEREAQYQALFENAPAPMYVRRDRQFLLVNPAFVRLTGYTAEELTAPGFDAMRLIAPQSIPVVQERLARRRQGLPVPPRYELWIRRKDGKEILVEAISINIRWEGEPAVLGFFRDLSAQHEAETYLQQARRQAEEASQLKSRFLELMTHEIRTPISTILGYADLLRDELADRIPPELLEFIDVIRESGRRLLGTLSDVLDLSLLETQRRRLETEAVNLNELARRLETDFAPMARAKGLRWETEVPEQPVRVVADEEALHRALANIVHNAVKFTESGTVQLRVGQHGGEGWIQVRDTGPGMDPAFARTGLFEPFRQESEGTNRHHEGAGLGMTVARRFVEAMRGRIEVDTAPGRGTTVTVHLPLLEAQPSPTASALHPEAPDLRRLQQRLRAHHPRILIVEDNPENARFLELALQDVAEVTVAADATRALEAIDAHLLENRRFDLILLDLNLPGDFNGQALLHEIRRRPAYHHVPVVAQTAYAEPFRPEDFLAEGFDGFLIKPIDRLTLYRELDRLLTRQPTPS, encoded by the coding sequence ATGGAAGCCGTATCCATCACCTGCTGGACACCGACGGCGGAGGCGCCGCTTCCGGCGGAGCTGGCCGAGCGACTGCCGCCGGAGGCCCGGCGCTGGATCGAAACGCTGCGCGAAAACCCGCCCCAGGCGCCGCTGGCCCATCCGTTCGACACGGCCACCGGTCCGCTGCTGCTGCTGGCCCTTCCCTACCCCTCGGACCCGCCGCTGCTGGTGGTCGCGCTGGACCTGCGCACGATTTTCCCGGAAACGGACACATTTTTCCGCACGCTCGTGCAGAGCCTGCGGGCCGTGCTCTGGGAAGCCGACGCGCGCACGTTCCGCTTCACCTACGTCAGCCCTCAGGCCGAGGAGCTGCTGGGCTACCCGGTCCATCGCTGGCTGGAGGAGCCGGACTTCTGGACCGCCCACATCCATCCGGAAGACCGCGACCGAGCCGTCGCCTACTGCCGCGAAACGACCGACCGGGGTGAGGACCACGACTTCACCTACCGGATGATTTGCGCCGATGGCCGGGTGGTCTGGGTGCGCGACATCGTCACCGTGGTGCCGGACGAACAGGGGCGCCCGCACCGCCTGCGCGGCCTGCTGCTGGACATCACCGAGGAGCAGGAAACACGTCGGGAGCTGGAAGTCTTCCGGCAACGCTATCAGGACCTGATCTCGAATAACCCCATCGCCACCGGGGTTTACTGCCGCGGCCAGGTGGTCTATGCCAACCCGGCCATGGCCCGGCTTTTCGGCGCAGAGCGGCCCGAAGACCTGCTGGGCAAAACCGCCACCGACCTGATCCATCCCAGCAATCTGGAGGCGGCGCTGGAAAACGCTCGCAAAGTCGTCGAGCGGCGCGAACCCGTTTCCTACGGCCGCGGCCGCATTCAACGGCTGGACGGCCGCTCGGCCATCGTGGACTTCCGGGGCGTGCCCATCACCTGGGAAGGCGCGCGGGCCGTGCTGTTCTTCATGTGGGACGTCAGCGAGCAGCTCCGCACGGCCCGACGCCTGGCCGAACGCGAAGCCCAGTATCAGGCGCTCTTTGAAAACGCCCCGGCGCCCATGTACGTGCGGCGCGACCGCCAATTCCTGCTGGTCAACCCGGCCTTCGTCCGCCTGACGGGCTACACGGCCGAGGAGCTGACCGCACCCGGGTTCGACGCAATGCGCCTGATTGCGCCCCAGAGCATCCCCGTCGTTCAGGAACGCCTGGCCCGGCGGCGACAGGGTCTTCCTGTACCTCCGCGCTATGAACTCTGGATCCGACGCAAAGACGGGAAGGAAATTCTCGTCGAGGCCATCTCCATCAACATCCGCTGGGAAGGCGAGCCGGCCGTGCTGGGCTTCTTCCGGGACCTGAGCGCCCAGCATGAAGCGGAAACGTACCTGCAACAGGCCCGCAGACAGGCCGAAGAGGCCAGTCAGCTCAAAAGCCGCTTCCTGGAGCTGATGACGCACGAGATCCGCACGCCGATCAGCACCATTCTGGGCTATGCAGATTTGCTCCGGGACGAACTGGCCGACAGGATCCCGCCGGAGCTGCTGGAATTCATCGACGTCATCCGCGAAAGCGGTCGCCGGCTGCTGGGCACCCTTTCCGACGTGCTGGACCTGAGCCTGCTCGAAACGCAACGCCGCCGGCTGGAAACCGAAGCGGTCAACCTGAACGAGCTGGCGCGCCGACTGGAGACCGACTTTGCCCCGATGGCCCGGGCGAAAGGCCTTCGCTGGGAAACGGAAGTGCCCGAGCAGCCGGTGCGCGTGGTGGCCGACGAAGAGGCATTGCACCGGGCGCTGGCCAACATCGTGCACAACGCCGTCAAGTTCACCGAAAGCGGCACGGTGCAGCTGCGCGTCGGCCAGCACGGCGGGGAGGGCTGGATCCAGGTACGCGACACCGGTCCCGGCATGGATCCGGCGTTCGCCCGCACCGGACTGTTCGAGCCATTCCGTCAGGAATCGGAAGGCACGAACCGCCACCATGAAGGGGCCGGGCTGGGCATGACCGTCGCCCGCCGCTTCGTCGAGGCCATGCGGGGCCGCATTGAAGTGGACACGGCGCCCGGACGGGGCACCACCGTAACGGTGCATCTGCCCCTGCTCGAAGCGCAACCGTCGCCCACGGCCTCGGCGCTGCATCCGGAAGCCCCCGACCTGCGCCGGCTCCAGCAGCGCCTTCGGGCGCACCATCCGCGCATCCTGATCGTCGAAGACAACCCGGAAAATGCCCGCTTTCTGGAACTGGCGCTGCAGGACGTGGCCGAGGTGACGGTGGCCGCCGACGCCACACGGGCCCTGGAAGCGATCGACGCCCATCTGCTGGAAAACAGGCGCTTCGATCTGATTCTGCTGGACCTGAATCTGCCCGGCGACTTCAACGGCCAGGCGCTGCTCCATGAGATCCGCCGGCGTCCGGCCTACCACCACGTGCCCGTTGTCGCCCAGACCGCCTATGCCGAGCCCTTCCGGCCGGAAGACTTCCTGGCCGAAGGGTTCGACGGCTTTCTGATCAAACCCATCGACCGCCTGACGCTCTACCGCGAACTGGACCGCCTGCTGACCCGGCAACCGACGCCCTCCTGA